TGTTGTCCCCATGGCCTGAAGACCCCAACCCAACCCCAGCCAGGTTCTCCCCATGGCCTGAAGCCCCCATCCCCACCACCACAACCTCCTTAGAACCCCCCATCCCCACCACAACCTCCTCCTTTGGAACCTGTGGGACCCCAACCAGGTTCTCCCCATGGTTTGAAGCCCCCATCCCCACCACAACCTCCTCCTTTGGAACATGCGGGACCCCAACCAGATTCTCCCCATGGACTGAAGACCCCAACCCAACCCCTACCACATTCTCCCCATGGCCTGAAGACCCCATCCCCATCTCAACCAGGTTCTCCCCATGGCCTGAAGACCCCAGACCCACAACCACAACCTCCTCCTTCGGAACATGTGGGACCCCAACCATGTTGTCCCCATGGTTTGAAGACCCCAACCCAACCCCAGCCAGGTTCTCCCCATGGACTGAAGCCCCCATCCCCACCACCACAACCTCCTTagacccccccaccccccccaccACCCCCTCCCCCTGCGGACCCCCcgagcccccagcccctttcCCACCACCGCCCGCCCGGTGCATCTTGCGGTGCTTCCAGAGGTTGGAGAAGGAGCGGTAGCTCTTGCCGCACTCCTGGCAGCGGTAGGGCCGCTCGCccgtgtggatgcgccggtgctcGGCCAGGCGCACGGCGATGGCGAAGCTCTTGCCGCACTCCTGGCACCGGTAGGGCCGCTCGCCCGTGTGCAGCCGCCGGTGGTCCTTGAGGTGCGTGGACTGCCGGAAGGCCTTGCCGCACTCGGGGCACGGGTACGGCCGCTCGCccgtgtggatgcgccggtgcacGGCCAGCGACGTCTCGGTGCTGAACAGCTTCCGGCACTGCTCGCACTCCAGGTTTTTCGGCCCGAAATGGCGCTTTTTGGGGTCAAAAAGGGGCGGCGGGCAGGGTCTGGGGCCGGCAGATCGGCCGGCGGCCATTTTGGATCCCAGAGGAAGTTCGCCGGTAGCCATTTTGGATTCCACAGGAAGTTCGCCGGCAGCCATTTTGGATCCGGCAGGAAGTCCGCCGGCGGCCATTCTGCCCTCCACAACGGCAGACGCAGCCGCTTTGCACTCCGACGCCATTTTGGATTCCGAAACCATTTTAGATCCTGGAACCATCTTCGATCCTGCCGCCATGTTGGATTGCACCGCCATGTTGGACTGCACCGCCATCTTGGATTCCACCGCCATATTGGACCCCACCGCCATACTGGATTCCACCGCCATATTGGATTGCACCGCCATATTGGACTGCACCGCCATATTGGATTCCACCGCCATGTTGGATTCCACCGCCATATTGGATTGCACCGCCATACTGGGTTCCACCACCATATTGGACCCCGCCGCCATATTGGATTCTGCCATCTTGGACCCCGCCCCCTCGCCGTCCACCTCGCCGTCCCCGCCCACGCCGTGCGTCCTCTCGTGCGCCCGCAGCCGCGCCGCCGTGCTGCATTTCTTCCCGCACGTGCCGCACTCCAGCTTCCAGCCGGCCTGGCTGCACCGGTGCTCGCGCAGCGCCGCCGCCGAGGCAAACGCCGCCCCGCAGCCCTCGCACCTCATTGGCTGCCGGCCCGAGTGGCCCAGCAGGTGCACGTCCAGCAGCCTCCGGAGCAGGAAGCTCCGCCCACACTGCGGGCATTTATAGGGGAACTCTCCGCTGTGGTGGGCGCGGTGCAGCAGCAGCCGGTGCGGCCGCTGGAAGCGCAGCCCGCAGTCGCCGCAGCGGTGCGGGAAGCGCCGCaggtgcagctgcaggtgctgccgCAGGGTCGAGTTCTGGGCGAAGCGCTTGTGGCACTCGGGGCACTCGTGGGGCCGCTCGCCCGTGTGCGTCAGGTGGTGCCGCGTCAGGTTGGCGTGCGAGTTGAAGCTCTTGCCGCACTGCAGGCACGGGAAGGGCCGCTCCCCGGTGTGCGTGCGCGCGTGGTTGCGCAGGTGCGACGACTTCTTGAACATCTTGCCGCAGGCGCCGCAGCGGTGCCGCCGCTCCAGCCGGTGCACGAAGCGCTGGTGCCGCGCCAGCGCCGCCGCGCTCGGGAACGCCTTGCGGCACGCGCCGCACTCCAGCCCCGCCTCGGGCTGCTCCGGCGCCGGCTCCGCCATGGCCGCCGAGGCGGGCGCGGCGCTGTGGGAACGCCGGTGGTACAGGAACTTGGTCATGTTGCCGAAGGttttcccacagggacagcGGTGCAGCGGTTCCGCCACGCCGTGGCCGCGCCGGTGCGCCAGCAGCGCCGCCTCCGTGTCCAGCGCCAGCCCGCAGTCCAGGCACAGGAAGAGCGAGTCGCCGGCGTGGGCGGCGCGGTGCCGGCGCAGCTCGGCCGGGTCCGGCAGCACCcgcgggcacagcgggcactGGAAGGCGCCCAGGGCGTGGCAGCGCAGGTGGCGCCGCAGCAGCCGCGCCGAGGGCAGCAGCTCCCGGCAGTGCTGGCACCGCGGTTCCGGTGGTGGCGGTTCCGGCATCACAGGGGGCGCCAGATGTGTCACCTGGTGCTCCAGGAAGTCCTTGGGGCTctggaagagctgcaggcactCGCCACACTCATAAAGGAGGAGCTGGATGGAGCCATCGGTGCTGGTTGGTGCCTCCGCGGTGATTTCGGCGCAGATTTCGGCGCCGCCGGCGCTCTGCTTGCGGTACGAGTGCTCCACGTCCACCCTGGCTGTGTTTTGGGGCGAATTCCCGGCGTTTCGGTGGCTCTGGCGGtgagccagccacagctcctggctctggaaCAGCGCCCGGCACTCGGGGCACTCGAaatggatggaggaggaggttggggagggttttggggggtcccccAAAAATTTGAGGTGGAGCTCTTGGTGGTGGATggaggaggaatttgggggtggttttggaGGATCCCCCAAAAATTTGAGGTGGAGCTCTTGATGGACACCTGAAGaattttggggcggttttggaGCATCCCCCAAAAATTTGAGGTGGAGCTCTTGGTGAACACCTGAagaattttggggtggttttggaggATCCCCCAAAAATTTCAGGTGGAGCTCTTGGTGGTGGTGGATggaggaggaatttgggggcggttttggggggtccccgggggtcCCCAGCAGTTTGaggtgcagctcctggtgctccagcagctgccccgGTGTCAGCAGCAGCGCCCCACACTCCAGGCACTGGAACTGGCTGGGGGTCTCgcccaggtgggtctgggggcccggcgggatttggggagggggctcgggggggctgcaggtgctgctggtggtgcaGCAGCGCCTCCTCCAGCGAGGCCGACAGGTGGGAGCACTCGGAGCAGACGTAGCGGTGCTcgaggagcagcagggtttcCTCCGGGGTGGACAtctttttggggggaaatcggggggaattgggaaaaaaaaatgggttaaaatggggaaaaaatggggggaaaaggaagaaaaatgggggtaaaaggggggaaaaagggggagaaatggggaaaaaaggggggagaaatggagaaaaaattgggttaaaatggggaaaaaacggggggaaaatgaagaaaaataagggaaatatgggggggaaaagggggggaaaaagggggagaaataggggaaaaaagggggagaaatggggggaaaatgggttaaaatggggaaaaaagggcgggaaaatgaagaaaaatggtgaaaaaacaggaggaaaaaaggggaaaatatgaagggggaaagggaaataaaagggggagaaatggggaaaaaataagttAAGATGGTgaaaaaacggtgaaaaaatgaagaaaaatgggggtaaaaggggggaaaatgggggaaaaaagggggcaggaaatggggaacaaaagggaaaaaagggggagaaatgggggaaaaatgggttaaaatggggaaaaaacggcgggaaaatgaagaaaaataagggaaataggaggggaaaaaaagggggaaatgtgaggggggaaagggaaataaaagggggagaaattgggagaaaataggttaaaagggtgaaaaaacggtggaaaaatgaagaaaaatgggggaaaaaggggggggaaagggggaagtaaatgggaaaatttggggggaaatggggagaaaaggaggagaaatggagataaaataagttaaaatgttgaaaaaacggtggaaaaatgaagaaaaatggtGAAAAGAGGGGGGTAAAAAAGGGgccaggaaatgggaaaaaagggggagaaatggggggaaaataagttaaaatggtgaaaaaagggggaaaaaaggggggaaaaggggaggaaaaatagaggaaatatgagggggaaaaaggggggagaaatgggggaaaaatgggttaaaatggggggaaaacggcgggaaaatgaagaaaaataagggAAATAGGGGGGCAAATAGGGGGGAAATcagggggaaaaggaggagaaatgggggaaaaagggggagaaatggggaagaaataagttaaaatggtgaaaaaacggcgaaaaaatgaagaaaaatgggggtaaaaggggggaaaatggggaaaaaagggggcaggaaatggggaacaaaagggaaaaaaggggggagaaatggggaaaaatgagttaaaatggtgaaaaaatggtggaaaaatgaagaaaaataagggaaataggaggggaaaaaaggggggaaatgtgaggggggaaagggaaataaaagggtgagaaatggggaaaaaataagttaaaatggtgaaaaaacggcggaaaaatgaagaaaaatgggggtaaaaagggggaaaaatgggggtaaaaaggggggaaaaaagggggcaggaaatggggaacaaaagggaaaaaaggggggagaaatgtgggaaaaatgggttaaaatggggaaaaaacggcggaaaaatgaagaaaaataagggaaatagggggggaaaaaagggggaaatgtgaggggggaaagggaaataaaagggggagaaatgggggagaaatgggttaaaatggggaaaaaacggtggaaaaatgaagaaaaaaggggaaaagaggggGGTAAAAAAGGGGctaggaaatgggaaaaaagggggaggaatggagaaaaaataagttaaaatggtgaaaaaacggtggaaaaatgaagaaaaatgggggtaaaaggggggaaaaatggggaaaaggggggaaaaaagggggcaggaaatggggaacaaaagggaaaaaaaggggggagaaatggggggaaaatgggttaaaatggtgaaaaaatggtgaaaaaatgaagaaaaatggtgaaaaaagaaggggaaataggggagaaaaagggggaaaaaagggggcaggaaatgggaaaatttggggggaaatgggaaaaaaaaggggggaaatgggaaagagggggaaaaagggaaaaagggggcagaaatggtgaaaaaacggtgaaaaaacgaagaaaaatgggggaaaaagtgaaggaaaaaagggggaaatatgaggcgggaaagagaaataaaagggggagaaattgggaaaaaataagtTAAAAGGGTGAAAAAGCagtggaaaaaagaagaaaaatgggggaaaaggggaagtaaatgggaaaatttggggagaaatggggaaaaaaggaggagaaatggagaaaaaataagttaaaatggtgaaaaaacagtgaaaaaatgaagagaattggtaaaaatagggggaaaataGGGAAATAAAGTGGGAAAATTTAGGAAATAAGAGggaggaaaatgggggaaatgaggaaaaatggggaaaaaagggaaaaaaggggggagaaatggagagaaatggggaaaaataagttaaaatggtgaaaaaaacgatgaaaaatggagaaaaatggcaaaaaaaaaggaggagaaataggggagaaaagaggggaaaatggggaattaaaaggggaaataaaaggggggaaatggaaaataagAGGGAAacggggaaaaaagggggaaaatgggaaaggaggaaataaagaggaaaaatggggagaaaaaggggggaaatggggaataaaaaggggggaatggggaaataaaaggggggaaatgggcagggaaatggtggaaacttgggaaaaatgggagggaaatgggagggaaatggggaaaaaccaagttagagaaatgaaaatgggaggaaatgtagaaaaaaagcgaagggaatggggaaaatggggttaaaaaggggaaaattgggaacaatggggaagagaagggaaaaattgGAGGCAAAATGAAAATGACAAACGGGGAGGAAATGGGGACCGGGGGTGGGGAAAATGCGGAAAAGGccggggggaaatggggggaaaacgGAAAATTGAGGAGGGGGAAGAGAAACCGGAGGGCAGCGAGAGGAAccaacccccaaaatcccctcagaatccccccaaaatatcctgaaaaggcccagaaaaccccaaaattcccttaaaaaaacccaaagtgtTCCCCCCCGAATCTCCGAAAACCCCCgcagaaaaccccaaatcccctcagccCCCCCCGGACCCCTCAAACAGCCCCGGcccctccccaggaccccccaaaatttcccaaaatttcccgaAATTGCCCCAAAACCCTCCCGGTTCCTCCCCCCCCCTTCACCTCGCCCCGCTCGCGCTCTCCCTCacgaggccccgccccctccgccGGCACACCCCAACAAGGCGCGCTCTGATTGGACGCCTCCTCCGCGCCCGTCGCACGGCGGGCAAATCAGAGCGCAGCAAGCTGCCGCGGTGACGTCAGAGGCGGGGCGTTCCGCCATTTTGGGAGCGGGAGGAACCAAGGCGGCGCTGAATGGGTGGGGACGTACCAAAAAAATGATTTTTCtggggggaaaatgaggaattttgggggcgTCAAGGGCAGGGCTGGCGAGGGGGGCCACGGACTGGACAAGTGCGGCCTCGCGGGGGTGGAAACAGCGCGATTTGGGCGGGGTTTGAGACGGTTTGGAACGGACCAAGGGCGATGTGAGGGAGCTTGGAGCGTACCAAGATGGGGATTTGAGGGGGGGGCTGGGATGTACCAGGCCGAGATTTGGAGGTAGGTATCGGGATTGTACCAAGAGGGTTCTGAGGGGgggtgtctgggacatcccaaatggggattttgggggactgGACTTACCAATGTGtgtggggaatttggggtgctTGGGCTGTTCCAAAAGAACTTGGGGGGGAGTCTGGACGATTCCAAATCGATTTTTGGGGGCGGTTTCGGCCATACCAaatggatttgggggtttggacGATTCTAAAATGGATCTGGGGGTGTCTGGTCGTACCAAATAGATGTGGGGGGGCCTGGGCTGTACCAAGAGGACTCTGGGGGGCTCTGGAGTATTCCAAAAGGGAATTTTAGAAGGGTTTGGGTGGTTCCAAATGGATTTTAGGGGGGTGTGACTGTCCCAAAtggatttggggggtctggaTTATTCCAAAtgaattttggggaggggtctgggccGTACCAAGAGGGGTCCTGGGGTGCCCGGACAGTTCCATCACAGCAGAAAGGGAGCGGACTCCGTACAGACAAAATTAAATTTgttctttcattttgtttcactttttttttttatttttcccgcGTCCGACGCTGGTAAAGGcggaaaaacgggaaaaaagaaacaacggAAAAAAATCGAAATTAAAACAACGacgaaaaaccaaaaaaccccaaaaaatcccaaaaaatcccccaaaaacgacaacaaaatcccccaaaaatcaaaacccCACTACAATCAatgaggggagggggcagagcttAAAGAGGCGGGGCTAAGGGAAGGGGGCGTGGTCATACCAGGTTGTTTGGGGTAAAAGGGGCGTGGCCATGAATTTAAATGGGTGGGGTTGAGAGTGACCATTTAAGGTTAAAGGGGCGTGGCCACATTTGTGGCGTCATAATGGCAGGGGCGTGGTTTAAAAGggggcgtgtccagatgtgacAAAAATAAACCCTGTGGGGGTGGGGGCGGGGCTTCcataaaaattccctttttttttttttatttgctttttttggccttttccagctttttttggtcttttttttttttctttggttttttaaaatttttgtttttattttttggtctttaatttttcattttggtttttcgTAGTTTTTTCCCTCCccggatttttggggtgggatttgaggTTTTTGTCGTTTTggtttctgttatttttttttttggttttttctggctttttttttttttgcttttttggcttttttttgttgtttttatttttttggctttttttgggtttttttatgggtttctctttttttgcttttttgagttttttgaggtttttttttttggtttgtttttttttctgaaccgATTTTGGGTCGGTTCCGGTACAAAAcgggggtggggggaggggcgTCTTTGGCTTCTCCCCTCCCCCAACAGCAGAGGGGGGGGTGAGGGAGGGGGGCGGAGCCCAAAGTGGGGGGGAGGGGCCTCAaatcccccccctcccccacccggcccctcccccccaaaaaaacggagaaaaccccaaaaaacggGGGAGGGGCGGctccaaaatttgggggaaatccccccaaaattgaGGCCCCGCCCCCCAAATCG
This sequence is a window from Zonotrichia albicollis isolate bZonAlb1 unplaced genomic scaffold, bZonAlb1.hap1 Scaffold_115, whole genome shotgun sequence. Protein-coding genes within it:
- the ZNF574 gene encoding zinc finger protein 574 — protein: MSTPEETLLLLEHRYVCSECSHLSASLEEALLHHQQHLQPPRTHLGETPSQFQCLECGALLLTPGQLLEHQELHLKLLGTPGDPPKPPPNSSSIHHHQELHLKFLGDPPKPPQNSSGVHQELHLKFLGDAPKPPQNSSGVHQELHLKFLGDPPKPPPNSSSIHHQELHLKFLGDPPKPSPTSSSIHFECPECRALFQSQELWLAHRQSHRNAGNSPQNTARVDVEHSYRKQSAGGAEICAEITAEAPTSTDGSIQLLLYECGECLQLFQSPKDFLEHQVTHLAPPVMPEPPPPEPRCQHCRELLPSARLLRRHLRCHALGAFQCPLCPRVLPDPAELRRHRAAHAGDSLFLCLDCGLALDTEAALLAHRRGHGVAEPLHRCPCGKTFGNMTKFLYHRRSHSAAPASAAMAEPAPEQPEAGLECGACRKAFPSAAALARHQRFVHRLERRHRCGACGKMFKKSSHLRNHARTHTGERPFPCLQCGKSFNSHANLTRHHLTHTGERPHECPECHKRFAQNSTLRQHLQLHLRRFPHRCGDCGLRFQRPHRLLLHRAHHSGEFPYKCPQCGRSFLLRRLLDVHLLGHSGRQPMRCEGCGAAFASAAALREHRCSQAGWKLECGTCGKKCSTAARLRAHERTHGVGGDGEVDGEGAGSKMAESNMAAGSNMVVEPSMAVQSNMAVESNMAVESNMAVQSNMAVQSNMAVESSMAVGSNMAVESKMAVQSNMAVQSNMAAGSKMVPGSKMVSESKMASECKAAASAVVEGRMAAGGLPAGSKMAAGELPVESKMATGELPLGSKMAAGRSAGPRPCPPPLFDPKKRHFGPKNLECEQCRKLFSTETSLAVHRRIHTGERPYPCPECGKAFRQSTHLKDHRRLHTGERPYRCQECGKSFAIAVRLAEHRRIHTGERPYRCQECGKSYRSFSNLWKHRKMHRAGGGGKGAGGSGGPQGE